The following are encoded together in the Bubalus kerabau isolate K-KA32 ecotype Philippines breed swamp buffalo chromosome 3, PCC_UOA_SB_1v2, whole genome shotgun sequence genome:
- the TREML2 gene encoding trem-like transcript 2 protein: protein MPPAFLLLLPLLLWLQGPVSGAPMEHVYSKLQHFEGETLSVQCSYKSRKNHVEGKVWCKIRRRKCETGFTRVGVQGPRYLLQDDTQAKVVNITMAALRLQDSGRYWCMRNSSGILYPLMGFLLEVSPASITKGNTPLTKLPSIFQSETVVATGPAPTSGPGSPFISQATVFTAGLLTLARPLPSPTSGSTRLTSVMGSSFSSTSLSTTGPGRATGSQTATASPSNTRASAAALGYTSTKAAHLCTVGAPTMGMCPTSRTLLNHLFPSRYLARGLASNAVFPDVGTDRLSRPQGANVTAEQPLSHSPPDWESRVDLETRIHVVLGTRDRARGSEAGKGRKQTEHLHRLVITVGSKGSAPLGRVRDPVSGSRVEGEEAGAFMSHSRSPRKRGHLSPWGLAGPTPLAYLDFYPMVLIGVLALLPMLVMLIVVYGFWKKRHMGSYSVCRDPARSYKDSPARPEPPWRSAWSEATQLWGGEELLPEGPRETPRRLLRGGAKTGTCLGWSRAGSEDCATWTQAFLEPEAVPHLLGSPGLLGTWRGWESEHVELGRKSLRVWGATEMVLLGATDPRGPS, encoded by the exons ATGCCTCCCGCCTTCCTGCTGCTGTTGCCGCTGCTGCTCTGGCTCCAGGGCCCTGTCTCAG GTGCCCCCATGGAGCATGTGTACTCAAAATTGCAGCACTTCGAAGGGGAGACTCTGTCTGTGCAGTGCTCCTACAAGAGCCGCAAAAACCACGTGGAGGGTAAGGTTTGGTGCAAAATCAGGAGGAGGAAGTGTGAGACCGGGTTCACCCGTGTGGGGGTGCAGGGGCCACGCTACTTGCTGCAGGACGATACCCAGGCCAAGGTGGTCAACATCACCATGGCGGCCCTCAGGCTCCAGGACTCGGGCCGGTACTGGTGCATGCGCAACAGCTCTGGCATCCTCTACCCTCTGATGGGCTTCCTGCTGGAAGTGTCTCCAG CCTCCATAACCAAGGGAAACACTCCTCTCACGAAGCTGCCCAGCATCTTCCAGAGTGAAACAGTCGTCGCCACAGGCCCAGCGCCCACCTCAGGCCCTGGGAGCCCTTTCATCAGCCAAGCGACAGTGTTCACAGCTGGACTCCTCACCTTGGCCAGACCTCTGCCTTCTCCCACCTCAGGGAGCACCAGACTGACTTCTGTGATGGGCTCCAGTTTCTCCAGCACTAGCCTGTCCACCACAGGGCCTGGGAGGGCCACCGGGTCCCAGACTGCGACTGCGTCTCCCAGCAACACCCGAGCCTCCGCTGCAGCCCTAGGCTACACCTCCACTAAGGCCGCGCACCTCTGCACCGTGGGAGCCCCCACCATGGGAATGTGCCCCACCAGCAGAACTCTCCTCAACCACTTATTCCCCAGCAGGTACCTGGCGCGGGGGCTGGCATCGAATGCCGTTTTCCCAGACGTGGGAACAGACCGCCTGAGCAGACCGCAAGGTGCAAATGTCACAGCAGAGCAGCCCCTGTCGCACTCGCCACCCGACTGGGAATCCA GAGTGGACTTGGAGACCAGGATACATGTTGTACTTGGAACACGGGACAGAGCAAGGGGAAGtgaggcagggaagggaaggaagcagaCGGAGCACTTGCACAGGCTGGTCATCACCGTGGGCAGCAAGGGCTCAGCCCCACTGGGGAGAGTCCGGGATCCAGTGTCAGGCAGCCGTGTGGAGGGCGAGGAGGCCGGGGCCTTTATGTCCCACT CTCGGTCCCCAAGGAAGAGAGGCCATCTCTCCCCGTGGGGACTGGCGGGTCCCACTCCTCTCGC ATACCTGGACTTTTATCCCATGGTGCTCATCGGGGTGCTGGCACTGCTCCCCATGCTTGTGATGCTGATCGTGGTCTACGGCTTCTGGAAGAAGAGACACATGGGAA GCTACAGCGTGTGCCGTGACCCTGCCAGATCCTACAAGGACTCGCCTGCAAGACCGGAACCTCCCTGGAGGTCCGCTTGGTCTGAAGCCACTCaactgtggggtggggaggagcttCTTCCAGAGGGGCCCCGGGAGACCCCCAGGAGACTCCTCAGAGGAGGAGCGAAGACTGGGACGTGTCTGGGTTGGAGCCGGGCTGGGAGTGAGGACTGTGCAACCTGGACTCAGGCCTTCCTGGAACCGGAGGCTGTGCCGCATCTACTCGGTTCCCCTGGGCTGCTGGGAACCTGGCGGGGGTGGGAGTCAGAGCACGTGGAGCTAGGCAGGAAGTCTCTGAGGGTTTGGGGCGCCACTGAGATGGTTCTCCTGGGAGCCACAGACCCCCGGGGCCCCAGCTAG